The Solanum pennellii chromosome 11, SPENNV200 genome contains a region encoding:
- the LOC114074934 gene encoding uncharacterized protein LOC114074934 yields MTRNSHITSKDWMNLARYSQEYIDCVESFLDFSYSYGYPQGEEIQCPCAKCCNIHWTRRNKVYHLICYGFVKVYTQWINQGEWDIKLNVDDYMDYSGDDIDGLLNDQFRDVAQAEGVYDGAIEDAKKFYNFVKEAS; encoded by the exons ATGACTAG GAATTCACATATCACATCCAAGGATTGGATGAATTTAGCAAGGTATAGTCAAGAGTACATCGATTGCGTTGAATCATTTCTAGATTTTTCTTACTCTTATGGATATCCTCAAGGAGAGGAAATTCAGTGTCCTTGTGCAAAATGTTGTAATATTCATTGGACTAGAAGGAATAAAGTGTATCATCTTATATGCTATGGATTCGTTAAAGTCTATACTCAATGGATCAATCAAGGGGAATGGGATATCAAGTTGAATGTTGACGATTATATGGATTACTCAGGTGATGATATTGATGGGTTGTTGAATGATCAATTTAGAGATGTTGCACAGGCTGAAGGAGTTTATGATGGTGCAATTGAAGATGCCAAGAAATTCTACAACTTTGTTAAAGAGGCAAGCTAA